The Streptomyces sp. NBC_01317 genomic interval ACTGGGGGCGTAGGCCCACCACCGAGGATCTCGCCTGGGTCGACCCGTCCTACGCGGACCCGCAGGTCTGCCACGCGGCCCGGTACGCGTTCGACTACCAGTACGACGGGTGCGGAAACTGGCCCTTCAACGCCGCGTACGCCGCCACGTACCGGGACCTGAACTCGGCGGTCACCCGGCTCGGTTCGCTGACCGACGTGGAGAACCTGGTCCGCGCCGGCATCCCCGTCATCACGTCGCAGTCGTTCCTCCAGAAGGAGCTGACCGGGGCGGGTTACGGCACGGCGGGGCACCTGATGACCGTGATCGGCTTCACCGAGTCCGGGGACGTGATCGCCAACGACCCCGCCTCGCCCGACAACAACGCGGTACGGCGGGTGTACCGGCGGGCCGAGTGGGAGACCATCTGGCTGCGCACCAAGCGCTACAACGCGGCGGGGAACATCACCTCGGGGACCGGCGGCGTCTGTTACGTCTACTGGCCCGCCGACCCCAGCACCGCCCAGCGGCACGCCCTGCGCGCGGTGGGTCTGCTCTGACCGGAAGCCCGGACCGCTCTGATCGAACCGGTCTCCGGCCGCCACCGGTGTCTCTGCAATACTGCGGGCATTCTGAGGCAGCCGGAGACCAGGACGCGAACGTGAATCGTAGTCAGCAGCGGGGCGCGTCCGCCCGATCACAGGTGCGACGCTCCGAACTCATCGCCACCGGAAGGAAGTTGTTCGCCGACACCTCGTACGACGCGCTGTCGATGGACGACATCGCCTCGCACGCCGGGGTGGCCAAGGGGCTGATCTACTACTACTTCGAGAACAAGCGCGGCTACTACCTCGCGATCGTCGAGGACGCCGTCACCGAACTCGTCACGCTCGCCGCGGGCGGCGCCGAACTCCCGCGCACCCAGCGCGTGCAGCGGACCGTCGAGGCCTATCTGCGCTTCGCCCAGTACAACGAGGCGGCCTACCGCACCGTCATCAACGGCGGTGTGGGCTTCGACACCCAGGTGCAGTCCATCCGGGACGCCGTGCGTACGGGACTGGTCTCCACGGTCGCCGACGGCGCCTACGGACACCACGACATCCCGCCGATCGCCCGGCTCGCGCTGCTGGGCTGGCTGAGCAGTGTCGAGTGGCTCACGCTCGAATGGCTGGCGCACCGCGACACGCTGCCCCGGGAGATCCCGCGCGACCTGCTGGTGCGGATGCTGCGTCACACCCTCAACACGATCGAGGAGTTCGCGCCGGAATGCCCGGCGCCGCCACCCGACCTGGAGTGGCGGCCGTTCACGGGCCTCGACGACCGGCAGGCGGAGAGCCTGCTCGACTCGCCGGACGGTCCCGCGCCGGGCGGGCCGGATGCCCGCCCGCCCGGCGAGGAGTGAGAACCGTCCTGCCTAGTTGATCGCCTTGATCAGCTCACCGTTGGTGGTGTCGCCGCTCAGCTCCCAGAAGAACGTGCCGCCAAGACCCTGCTGGTTCTTGTAGGCCATCTTCCCGGCGATGGTGGCGGGGGTGTCGTAGCTCCACCAGTTGTTGCCGCAGAAGGCGTACGCGGTGCCACCGACCGTACCGTTGGCCGGGCAGCTGGTCTTGAGGACCTTGTAGTCCTCGATGCCCGCCTCGTACTTGCCGGCCGCCGCGCCCGTCGCGGACCCGCCCGGCGCCTTCTGGGTCACACCGGTCCAGCCGCGCCCGTAGAAGCCGATGCCGAGCAGCAGCTTCGAGGCCGGGACGCCGAGGCTCTTGAGCTTGGCGATGGCGGTGTCGGTGGTGAAGCCCTGGGTCGGGATGCCCGCGTAGTTCGTGAGCGGGGAGTGCGGGGCCGTGGGGCCCTGCGCCGCGAAGGCACCGAAGAAGTCGTACGTCATCGGGTTGTACCAGTCGAGGTACTGCGCGGCGCCCGCGTAGTCGGCGGCGTCGATCTTGCCGCCGGGGGTGCCGTCGGCCGTGATGGCGGCGGTGACCAGGTTCGGGGCCTTGAACTGCGTCCGCAGCGCGGAGGCGAGGTTCTTGAAGGCGGCGCGACCGCTCGTGTCACAGCTCAGACCGCAGGAGTTGGGGTACTCCCAGTCGATGTCGATGCCGTCGAAGACATCGGCCCAGCGCGGGTCCTCCACCAGG includes:
- a CDS encoding glycoside hydrolase family 18 protein — encoded protein: MLTLHRPRARLRALVAAACTAALGVSLLAGAGSASAGAPTSPAAAQQAAQRAAAPAAAAAGSKVVGYFTNWGVYDRNYHVKNIETSGSAAKLTHINYAFGNVTGGKCVIGDSYADYEKAYTADQSVDGKADAWDAPLRGNFNQLRKLKAKHPGLKVIWSFGGWSWSGGFTEAARNPAAFAKSCYDLVEDPRWADVFDGIDIDWEYPNSCGLSCDTSGRAAFKNLASALRTQFKAPNLVTAAITADGTPGGKIDAADYAGAAQYLDWYNPMTYDFFGAFAAQGPTAPHSPLTNYAGIPTQGFTTDTAIAKLKSLGVPASKLLLGIGFYGRGWTGVTQKAPGGSATGAAAGKYEAGIEDYKVLKTSCPANGTVGGTAYAFCGNNWWSYDTPATIAGKMAYKNQQGLGGTFFWELSGDTTNGELIKAIN
- a CDS encoding TetR/AcrR family transcriptional regulator; the protein is MNRSQQRGASARSQVRRSELIATGRKLFADTSYDALSMDDIASHAGVAKGLIYYYFENKRGYYLAIVEDAVTELVTLAAGGAELPRTQRVQRTVEAYLRFAQYNEAAYRTVINGGVGFDTQVQSIRDAVRTGLVSTVADGAYGHHDIPPIARLALLGWLSSVEWLTLEWLAHRDTLPREIPRDLLVRMLRHTLNTIEEFAPECPAPPPDLEWRPFTGLDDRQAESLLDSPDGPAPGGPDARPPGEE